Proteins encoded within one genomic window of Ovis aries strain OAR_USU_Benz2616 breed Rambouillet chromosome 1, ARS-UI_Ramb_v3.0, whole genome shotgun sequence:
- the PLEKHO1 gene encoding pleckstrin homology domain-containing family O member 1 isoform X1, whose translation MMKKNNSTKRGPQDGNHQCAPPEKVGWVRKFCGKGIFREIWKNRYVVLKGDQLYISEKEVKDEKNIQEVFDLSDYEKCEELRKSKSRSKKNHSKFTLAHSKQPGNTAPNLIFLAVSPEEKESWINALNSAITRAKNRVLDEVTVEEDSYLAHPTRDRAKIQHSRRPPTRGHLMAVASTSTSDGMLTLDLIQEEDPSPEEPTSCAESFRVDLDKSVAQLAGSRRRADSDRIQPSSDRASGLPRLWEKPDKGATYTPQAPKKLTATEKSRCASLEEILSQRDAAPAHTLQRRAEDAPTPIPHPPGQLSRIQDLVARKLEKTQELLAEVQGLGDGKRKAKEPPRSPPDSESEQLLLETERLLGEASSNWSQAKRVLQEVRELRDLYRQMDLQTPDSHLRQTAQHSQYRKSLM comes from the exons ATGATGAAGAAGAACAATTCCACCAAGAGG GGGCCTCAGGATGGAAACCATCAGTGTGCACCGCCTGAGAAGGTCGGCTGGGTCCGGAAATTCTGCGGGAAAGGGATTTTCAGGGAGATTTGGAAAAACCGCTACGTGGTGCTGAAAGGGGACCAGCTCTACATCTCTGAAAAGGAG gtaaaagatgagaaaaacattCAAGAGGTGTTTGACTTGAGTGACTATGAGAAGTGTGAAGAACTCCGGAAATCCAAGAGCAGGAGCAAGAAGAACCATAGCAAGTTCACTCTTGCCCACTCCAAACAGCCCGGGAACACG GCACCTAACCTGATCTTCCTGGCAGTGAGTCCAGAAGAGAAGGAATCGTGGATCAATGCCCTCAACTCCGCCATCACCCGAGCCAAGAACCGCGTCTTGGATGAG GTCACCGTCGAGGAGGACAGCTATCTCGCCCACCCTACTCGAGACAGGGCAAAAATCCAACACTCCCGCCGCCCTCCAACTCGGGGACACCTAATGGCTGTG gctTCAACCTCTACCTCAGATGGGATGCTGACCTTGGACCTGATCCAGGAGGAAGACCCTTCCCCTGAGGAGCCAACCTCCTGTGCTGAGAGCTTCCGGGTCGACCTGGATAAGTCTGTGGCCCAGCTAGCAGGCAGCCGGCGGAGAGCAGACTCAGACCGTATCCAGCCCTCCTCGGACCGGGCAAGCGGCCTTCCCCGACTTTGGGAAAAGCCAGACAAGGGGGCCACCTATACCCCACAGGCACCCAAGAAGTTGACCGCCACAGAAAAAAGCCGTTGTGCCTCCCTGGAGGAGATCTTGTCTCAGCGGGACGCTGCGCCAGCCCACACCCTCCAACGACGGGCTGAGGACGCCCCAACCCCCATCCCACACCCCCCGGGGCAGCTGTCCCGAATCCAGGACCTGGTAGCCAGGAAACTGGAGAAGACTCAGGAGCTGCTGGCAGAGGTTCAGGGACTGGGAGACGGGAAGCGAAAGGCCAAGGAGCCCCCTCGGTCTCCTCCCGATTCTGAGTCGGAACAGCTGTTGCTGGAGACAGAGCGGCTGCTGGGAGAGGCATCGTCGAATTGGAGCCAGGCGAAGAGGGTGCTGCAGGAGGTCAGGGAGCTGAGGGACCTGTACAGACAGATGGACCTGCAGACCCCCGACTCCCACCTCAGACAGACCGCCCAGCACAGTCAGTACCGGAAGAGCCTGATGTGA
- the PLEKHO1 gene encoding pleckstrin homology domain-containing family O member 1 isoform X2, whose protein sequence is MSPVTMPFEGRSRSHNEETYWGSGNRSLAEGSCKRSLSGNPCKESGLGLYEPGVKDEKNIQEVFDLSDYEKCEELRKSKSRSKKNHSKFTLAHSKQPGNTAPNLIFLAVSPEEKESWINALNSAITRAKNRVLDEVTVEEDSYLAHPTRDRAKIQHSRRPPTRGHLMAVASTSTSDGMLTLDLIQEEDPSPEEPTSCAESFRVDLDKSVAQLAGSRRRADSDRIQPSSDRASGLPRLWEKPDKGATYTPQAPKKLTATEKSRCASLEEILSQRDAAPAHTLQRRAEDAPTPIPHPPGQLSRIQDLVARKLEKTQELLAEVQGLGDGKRKAKEPPRSPPDSESEQLLLETERLLGEASSNWSQAKRVLQEVRELRDLYRQMDLQTPDSHLRQTAQHSQYRKSLM, encoded by the exons ATGAGCCCTGTCACCATGCCCTTTGAAGGGCGAAGTAGGAGTCATAATGAAGAGACCTACTGGGGTTCTGGAAACAGAAGCTTGGCTGAGGGGAGTTGCAAGAGGAGTTTAAGTGGAAACCCGTGCAAGGAATCAGGACTTGGCCTCTACGAGCCTGGG gtaaaagatgagaaaaacattCAAGAGGTGTTTGACTTGAGTGACTATGAGAAGTGTGAAGAACTCCGGAAATCCAAGAGCAGGAGCAAGAAGAACCATAGCAAGTTCACTCTTGCCCACTCCAAACAGCCCGGGAACACG GCACCTAACCTGATCTTCCTGGCAGTGAGTCCAGAAGAGAAGGAATCGTGGATCAATGCCCTCAACTCCGCCATCACCCGAGCCAAGAACCGCGTCTTGGATGAG GTCACCGTCGAGGAGGACAGCTATCTCGCCCACCCTACTCGAGACAGGGCAAAAATCCAACACTCCCGCCGCCCTCCAACTCGGGGACACCTAATGGCTGTG gctTCAACCTCTACCTCAGATGGGATGCTGACCTTGGACCTGATCCAGGAGGAAGACCCTTCCCCTGAGGAGCCAACCTCCTGTGCTGAGAGCTTCCGGGTCGACCTGGATAAGTCTGTGGCCCAGCTAGCAGGCAGCCGGCGGAGAGCAGACTCAGACCGTATCCAGCCCTCCTCGGACCGGGCAAGCGGCCTTCCCCGACTTTGGGAAAAGCCAGACAAGGGGGCCACCTATACCCCACAGGCACCCAAGAAGTTGACCGCCACAGAAAAAAGCCGTTGTGCCTCCCTGGAGGAGATCTTGTCTCAGCGGGACGCTGCGCCAGCCCACACCCTCCAACGACGGGCTGAGGACGCCCCAACCCCCATCCCACACCCCCCGGGGCAGCTGTCCCGAATCCAGGACCTGGTAGCCAGGAAACTGGAGAAGACTCAGGAGCTGCTGGCAGAGGTTCAGGGACTGGGAGACGGGAAGCGAAAGGCCAAGGAGCCCCCTCGGTCTCCTCCCGATTCTGAGTCGGAACAGCTGTTGCTGGAGACAGAGCGGCTGCTGGGAGAGGCATCGTCGAATTGGAGCCAGGCGAAGAGGGTGCTGCAGGAGGTCAGGGAGCTGAGGGACCTGTACAGACAGATGGACCTGCAGACCCCCGACTCCCACCTCAGACAGACCGCCCAGCACAGTCAGTACCGGAAGAGCCTGATGTGA
- the PLEKHO1 gene encoding pleckstrin homology domain-containing family O member 1 isoform X3, translated as MAVASTSTSDGMLTLDLIQEEDPSPEEPTSCAESFRVDLDKSVAQLAGSRRRADSDRIQPSSDRASGLPRLWEKPDKGATYTPQAPKKLTATEKSRCASLEEILSQRDAAPAHTLQRRAEDAPTPIPHPPGQLSRIQDLVARKLEKTQELLAEVQGLGDGKRKAKEPPRSPPDSESEQLLLETERLLGEASSNWSQAKRVLQEVRELRDLYRQMDLQTPDSHLRQTAQHSQYRKSLM; from the exons ATGGCTGTG gctTCAACCTCTACCTCAGATGGGATGCTGACCTTGGACCTGATCCAGGAGGAAGACCCTTCCCCTGAGGAGCCAACCTCCTGTGCTGAGAGCTTCCGGGTCGACCTGGATAAGTCTGTGGCCCAGCTAGCAGGCAGCCGGCGGAGAGCAGACTCAGACCGTATCCAGCCCTCCTCGGACCGGGCAAGCGGCCTTCCCCGACTTTGGGAAAAGCCAGACAAGGGGGCCACCTATACCCCACAGGCACCCAAGAAGTTGACCGCCACAGAAAAAAGCCGTTGTGCCTCCCTGGAGGAGATCTTGTCTCAGCGGGACGCTGCGCCAGCCCACACCCTCCAACGACGGGCTGAGGACGCCCCAACCCCCATCCCACACCCCCCGGGGCAGCTGTCCCGAATCCAGGACCTGGTAGCCAGGAAACTGGAGAAGACTCAGGAGCTGCTGGCAGAGGTTCAGGGACTGGGAGACGGGAAGCGAAAGGCCAAGGAGCCCCCTCGGTCTCCTCCCGATTCTGAGTCGGAACAGCTGTTGCTGGAGACAGAGCGGCTGCTGGGAGAGGCATCGTCGAATTGGAGCCAGGCGAAGAGGGTGCTGCAGGAGGTCAGGGAGCTGAGGGACCTGTACAGACAGATGGACCTGCAGACCCCCGACTCCCACCTCAGACAGACCGCCCAGCACAGTCAGTACCGGAAGAGCCTGATGTGA